In Parvivirga hydrogeniphila, one genomic interval encodes:
- a CDS encoding multiheme c-type cytochrome: protein MSRRTMIVLAAAAVLVLLVAAPAFAEGYNNPIQYTRANGYFSGPHGGYTTTTNKCQDCHSTHYASGSFMLLRANSREAACDYCHGGGGGSTINIMMDNDYRSGSYDPSQASAIPTETMGYGTGHTLGYKGNAPADIKPAYSDTQGFSCFDCHTPHGNSARVLTTFANPGRLMGTGASVIPGSGNSSDGTLDTAGEWGIDPNQGNFKIFSSGAVAAKPIWPTGRFLLLKDPHSDGSDTTTYGSDPYATDGKNKIAIDWDEPLGPADAAYGGVQDNDPDADFPWATDGFLSVSEFCTDCHDGTAGMSTQAAEVWQPNASDTTTGTYTVAYSHDAQPRH, encoded by the coding sequence ATGTCACGACGCACGATGATCGTCCTTGCGGCCGCGGCCGTGCTCGTGCTTCTGGTGGCGGCGCCGGCCTTCGCCGAGGGGTACAACAACCCCATCCAGTACACCCGCGCCAACGGCTACTTCTCCGGCCCGCACGGCGGCTACACGACTACCACGAACAAGTGCCAGGACTGCCACTCGACGCACTACGCTTCTGGTAGCTTCATGCTGCTGCGCGCGAACAGCCGGGAGGCTGCGTGCGACTACTGCCACGGCGGCGGCGGCGGTTCGACCATCAACATCATGATGGACAACGACTACCGCAGCGGCTCGTATGACCCGTCGCAGGCGTCGGCCATCCCGACCGAGACCATGGGTTACGGCACTGGCCACACGCTGGGCTACAAGGGCAATGCCCCGGCCGACATCAAGCCGGCGTACTCGGACACACAGGGCTTCAGCTGCTTCGACTGCCACACGCCGCACGGCAACTCCGCGCGCGTGCTGACGACCTTTGCGAACCCGGGTCGTCTGATGGGCACGGGAGCGAGCGTCATTCCTGGCTCCGGCAACAGCTCAGACGGCACACTCGACACCGCAGGCGAGTGGGGCATCGACCCGAACCAGGGCAACTTCAAGATCTTCAGCAGCGGTGCTGTTGCCGCGAAGCCGATCTGGCCGACGGGCCGTTTCCTGCTGCTGAAGGACCCGCACTCCGACGGCAGCGACACGACCACATACGGCTCGGATCCGTACGCGACTGACGGCAAGAACAAGATCGCGATCGACTGGGACGAGCCGCTCGGTCCAGCGGATGCCGCGTATGGCGGGGTCCAGGACAACGACCCGGATGCCGACTTCCCGTGGGCGACTGACGGCTTCCTGTCCGTGTCTGAGTTCTGCACCGACTGCCACGACGGCACCGCCGGTATGTCCACCCAGGCCGCCGAGGTCTGGCAGCCGAACGCAAGCGACACCACGACCGGCACCTACACGGTCGCCTACTCGCACGATGCGCAGCCGAGGCATTGA
- a CDS encoding NHL repeat-containing protein, translated as MNRRLVIVIVVLLLVLLGLGGLYVYLAGGRPDAASAEKAKPPAQTGLVPVKSIYMANGENLYRPVGVGADEQGNFFVTLKDGAKVFEFDRNGDYVRSWGERGLQAGQLMAPLGVAVDRLSGHVYVTDRMRLRLIAYDTQGRYLWEVPVLNALAPVLTKDGVAVLSFGPIALFDSEGQLIKEVGSRGYEKGMVDYPRAAAALPDGSLVVADSNNCRVQRLRLEGEATATALWVLGTPPRFQDDPETLFGVPSGVAVDERGRAFVLDGFRHTITVIDTETGKTIYQFKDLEGQADGLFRLPTQIAYLGDRTFAIADTYNDRVQIVRLLLPEENTVIARSPWLKWLLVPLLLLPLLWLLLRRRAYATGEALEAAAEREELRLVAGALKRVRVLPQVYERFAEVTEREVRMGDFLVRLDTDSTDEDTHAVLADASKPRVRSLSSVGRRVVLVADDEQAAALQEKGVKRTLTLAELAERYRIEE; from the coding sequence ATGAACCGACGCCTAGTCATCGTCATCGTCGTCCTCCTGCTCGTGCTGCTCGGGCTGGGAGGGCTTTACGTCTACCTCGCAGGAGGCAGGCCGGACGCGGCCTCGGCCGAGAAGGCCAAGCCTCCTGCTCAGACGGGGCTCGTCCCCGTGAAGAGCATCTACATGGCCAACGGTGAGAACCTCTACCGCCCGGTGGGGGTCGGCGCTGACGAGCAGGGGAACTTCTTCGTGACGCTCAAAGACGGCGCGAAAGTCTTCGAATTCGACCGCAACGGCGATTACGTGCGTTCGTGGGGCGAGCGGGGGCTCCAGGCCGGCCAGCTGATGGCACCGCTCGGTGTGGCGGTGGACCGGCTGTCCGGGCACGTGTACGTGACCGACCGCATGCGCCTGCGCCTCATCGCCTACGACACGCAGGGGCGGTACCTCTGGGAGGTGCCCGTCCTGAACGCGCTGGCACCCGTCCTCACGAAAGACGGCGTGGCGGTGCTGAGCTTCGGGCCGATAGCGCTGTTCGACAGCGAGGGCCAGCTCATCAAAGAGGTCGGCAGCCGTGGCTACGAGAAAGGCATGGTCGACTACCCGCGTGCTGCAGCGGCGCTGCCGGACGGCTCGCTCGTGGTCGCCGACTCCAATAACTGCCGCGTCCAGCGGCTGCGGCTGGAAGGCGAGGCGACCGCGACCGCGCTGTGGGTGCTCGGGACGCCACCGCGGTTCCAAGACGACCCCGAGACGCTGTTCGGCGTGCCGTCGGGCGTGGCCGTCGACGAGCGCGGTCGAGCATTCGTGCTGGACGGGTTCCGCCACACCATCACGGTCATCGACACTGAGACCGGCAAGACCATCTACCAGTTCAAGGACCTCGAAGGCCAAGCGGACGGCCTGTTCCGGCTCCCGACGCAGATCGCGTACCTCGGGGACCGCACCTTCGCGATCGCTGACACCTACAACGACCGTGTGCAGATCGTACGGCTCCTTCTGCCGGAGGAGAACACGGTCATCGCGCGCTCGCCGTGGCTGAAGTGGCTGCTCGTTCCGCTGCTCCTGCTGCCGCTCCTGTGGCTCCTGCTGCGGCGGCGCGCATATGCGACCGGCGAGGCGCTGGAGGCTGCTGCCGAGCGCGAGGAGCTTCGGCTCGTCGCGGGCGCTCTCAAACGTGTCCGCGTGCTGCCTCAGGTGTACGAACGGTTCGCCGAAGTGACGGAGCGCGAGGTGAGGATGGGCGACTTCCTCGTGCGTCTGGACACGGATTCCACCGACGAGGACACGCATGCGGTGCTCGCGGACGCCTCCAAGCCGCGCGTCCGCTCTCTGTCGAGCGTCGGCCGTCGCGTCGTGTTGGTCGCCGACGACGAGCAGGCGGCCGCTCTGCAGGAGAAAGGCGTCAAGCGCACGCTGACGCTTGCTGAGCTCGCAGAGCGATACCGCATCGAGGAATAA
- a CDS encoding tetratricopeptide repeat protein, which yields MAARKPKVKRVMSPQQAMPWILTGVAVLLVGVIVALLASEGVFDAGPKSDAERDYQLLVDGLQKNPDDPAILMTLAEVEYDLGKKADAIAHAERAVKVAKDPEGWSVRLAALYVRDGQIKKAKTALETELKGGDGTNDGEAYFLLGQVERDLGDLDAALKALEKAVEIMPVNADVRLVYAEVLEKAGKRDEAATQFQAALKFLPGDERALAGLKRLGVKPEETTSSPHATGTPGQ from the coding sequence GTGGCTGCCCGGAAACCGAAAGTCAAGCGGGTCATGTCGCCGCAGCAGGCGATGCCGTGGATCCTCACGGGCGTGGCTGTCCTGCTCGTCGGCGTCATTGTCGCGCTGCTTGCGAGCGAAGGCGTGTTCGACGCGGGGCCGAAGTCCGATGCAGAGCGCGACTACCAGCTCCTCGTCGATGGTCTGCAGAAGAACCCGGACGATCCAGCGATCCTCATGACGCTTGCGGAAGTGGAGTACGACCTCGGTAAGAAGGCGGACGCGATCGCGCATGCCGAGCGGGCCGTGAAGGTCGCGAAGGATCCCGAAGGGTGGAGCGTGCGGCTTGCGGCGCTCTACGTGCGCGACGGCCAGATCAAGAAAGCGAAGACCGCACTTGAGACGGAACTCAAGGGCGGAGACGGCACCAACGACGGAGAAGCGTACTTCCTCCTCGGCCAGGTGGAGCGCGATCTCGGCGACCTCGATGCGGCGCTCAAAGCGCTCGAGAAAGCGGTCGAGATCATGCCGGTCAACGCAGACGTCCGCCTCGTGTATGCCGAGGTGCTCGAGAAGGCGGGCAAGAGAGATGAGGCAGCGACCCAGTTCCAGGCGGCCCTCAAGTTCTTGCCCGGCGACGAGCGCGCGCTCGCAGGACTGAAGCGTCTCGGTGTGAAGCCCGAGGAGACCACCTCGAGCCCGCATGCCACCGGCACGCCCGGTCAGTAA
- a CDS encoding O-antigen ligase family protein: MAERVALALVLVAAFVSLRAAGDPYQPIRTLVVAASAVALLFAAPSAGGDRRWVVAVGVFLALLGVSAGVNGLPSAVWGVEGRFDGLVAWAVAAVAGIAGWRMGAARARDVARFAAVGVVAQTFALAAQTAAHAQPGGSFGNQAIAGGWLAVCVALAFAGGIAERGAWRTFLWGAAVLGAAGLGFAGSRGAWAGLAAALVAAVAVRRKPREVLFAGVLVAAVVLGAVVAGGEPAAKVSPASLSAGSASARLEIWRGSVALVADAPLLGAGPGRFLYAFPQYEPVEHARVEGLDVRADQAHSRPLHLAAEAGVPAALAWIAVFATAAFAGAAGAKKRSPHALVLLSGLAAYLGQAAFSVHAIEVDGLGWLLAGMLAGGGFAGATWQAPGRRTVNGARWAGVALGLAAVVLCAWHLQADVAYQHSVEAFERGDMRTALSLAERAVRKDPLTDVYRVACSDAAAYLGAYERAASRAIIEKGLELEPASYDLALARARLARIDGSPEAVDAHVAAASLYPMGIAVRREAIDVCLKAGRTEDAQRLASEILRVIPDDPQAASVVGAAAR; the protein is encoded by the coding sequence GTGGCGGAGCGTGTCGCGCTCGCCCTCGTGCTGGTTGCAGCGTTCGTGTCGCTCAGAGCAGCCGGCGACCCGTATCAGCCGATCCGAACCCTCGTTGTGGCGGCGTCGGCGGTCGCGCTGCTGTTCGCTGCTCCCTCGGCAGGCGGAGACCGGCGTTGGGTCGTCGCCGTGGGGGTCTTCCTCGCGCTTCTCGGGGTCTCTGCGGGAGTCAACGGCTTACCGTCTGCTGTGTGGGGCGTCGAGGGGCGGTTCGACGGTCTCGTCGCGTGGGCGGTCGCGGCCGTCGCCGGGATCGCTGGCTGGCGCATGGGTGCGGCCAGGGCCCGCGACGTGGCTCGGTTTGCGGCAGTGGGCGTCGTCGCGCAGACGTTCGCGCTGGCTGCGCAGACTGCAGCGCACGCACAGCCGGGCGGCTCGTTCGGCAACCAAGCGATCGCTGGCGGGTGGCTTGCGGTGTGCGTTGCGCTCGCGTTCGCTGGCGGCATCGCAGAGCGCGGCGCATGGCGGACGTTCTTGTGGGGCGCTGCGGTCCTCGGGGCCGCCGGGCTGGGATTCGCCGGGTCTCGGGGCGCGTGGGCAGGTCTTGCGGCGGCGCTCGTCGCAGCGGTCGCCGTGCGACGCAAGCCGCGCGAGGTGCTTTTCGCTGGCGTCCTTGTCGCTGCAGTCGTGTTGGGCGCAGTCGTCGCAGGAGGGGAGCCTGCCGCAAAGGTATCGCCGGCGAGCCTCAGCGCGGGATCCGCGTCAGCGCGCCTCGAGATCTGGCGCGGGTCTGTCGCGCTCGTGGCAGACGCGCCGCTTCTCGGTGCTGGGCCAGGGCGGTTCCTGTATGCGTTCCCGCAGTACGAGCCGGTCGAGCACGCGCGCGTTGAGGGTCTCGACGTGCGGGCGGACCAGGCGCACAGCCGGCCGCTGCACCTGGCTGCCGAGGCGGGAGTCCCGGCGGCGCTGGCCTGGATCGCCGTGTTCGCGACGGCTGCGTTTGCTGGCGCTGCTGGGGCGAAGAAGCGCTCGCCGCACGCGCTGGTGCTCCTGTCAGGGCTTGCGGCCTACCTCGGACAGGCCGCGTTCAGCGTCCACGCCATCGAGGTCGACGGGCTCGGCTGGCTTCTTGCCGGGATGCTCGCAGGGGGTGGTTTCGCGGGAGCGACATGGCAGGCGCCGGGCAGACGCACCGTGAACGGAGCGCGCTGGGCCGGTGTCGCGCTCGGCCTCGCTGCAGTCGTGCTGTGTGCGTGGCACCTGCAAGCGGACGTGGCGTACCAGCACAGCGTGGAAGCGTTCGAGCGTGGTGACATGCGGACCGCGCTTTCCCTCGCAGAGCGTGCCGTGCGCAAAGACCCGCTCACGGACGTCTACCGCGTCGCCTGCTCGGACGCGGCCGCATACCTTGGGGCGTATGAGCGGGCGGCGTCGCGTGCTATCATCGAGAAGGGCCTCGAACTCGAGCCAGCATCGTACGATCTTGCGTTGGCGCGGGCGCGCCTCGCGCGGATCGACGGATCGCCGGAGGCTGTGGATGCGCACGTGGCGGCTGCGTCTCTCTACCCGATGGGCATCGCCGTTCGTCGTGAGGCTATCGACGTGTGCCTGAAGGCCGGGCGCACCGAGGACGCACAGCGTCTCGCTTCGGAGATCCTGAGGGTCATACCCGACGATCCGCAGGCGGCTTCAGTCGTCGGGGCGGCGGCGCGATGA
- a CDS encoding winged-helix domain-containing protein — translation MPDGRNAPDATLYRLSLYHCYLGELLRVGAPERITSSELARELGIKEESVRRDISFVGEIGRPGAGYRPEDLYREITRYLGLSEEYPIVLVGTARMLESLQVVFPSERYGVKPVALFSEIPEDAGTRIGDLTVQHLTDLARLDADLGVSVALVACSPGWVQVTLDLLANAGVTGVLLITPVIHVRKPEGMQIHQVRMPCDIKSLACKCQVPVGAGRPTD, via the coding sequence ATGCCAGACGGCCGCAACGCGCCTGACGCGACGCTCTACCGGCTCTCGCTCTACCACTGCTACCTCGGCGAGCTCTTGCGCGTGGGCGCTCCGGAGCGCATCACCTCGTCCGAGCTCGCACGAGAGCTCGGCATCAAAGAGGAGAGCGTGCGCCGAGACATCTCGTTCGTCGGCGAGATCGGTCGGCCCGGCGCCGGGTACCGGCCGGAAGACCTCTACCGCGAGATCACGCGGTATCTCGGCCTGTCCGAGGAGTATCCGATCGTCCTCGTCGGCACGGCGCGCATGCTGGAGTCCTTGCAAGTCGTCTTCCCGTCCGAGCGCTACGGCGTCAAGCCGGTGGCGCTGTTCTCGGAGATTCCCGAAGACGCCGGGACGAGGATCGGCGACCTGACGGTGCAGCACCTTACCGACCTCGCGAGGCTCGATGCCGATCTCGGTGTGAGCGTGGCGCTGGTCGCGTGCTCTCCAGGATGGGTGCAGGTGACGCTCGACCTGCTCGCGAACGCAGGAGTCACAGGCGTGCTGCTGATCACGCCCGTCATACACGTCCGCAAGCCTGAAGGGATGCAGATCCACCAGGTGCGGATGCCGTGCGACATCAAGTCGCTGGCGTGCAAGTGCCAGGTGCCGGTCGGAGCGGGGCGCCCCACGGACTAG
- the ccsA gene encoding cytochrome c biogenesis protein CcsA: MTTEIIIMWVAVTAYAVSAVSAIVGFVFRKPAFERAATFIALAGLLVHAAGIGYRWVRVGHGPFLGFYEVVSSYAFVGVAAFLLLVARKRALQPLAAAVMPIAFLALGGAMLAPKSDLAITGTLASWWLAIHVAFAKLSYGSFITASCLAVLFLVRDKRRTEGDPLLGKLAPEALDDLAYKFVAAGFLFLGIMIVAGAIWANEAWGRYWGWDPIETWSLISWLVYALVLHARLTLGWRGRRFAWAAIGALPVMLFALVGVALVYKSIHGAYLIGY, from the coding sequence ATGACGACTGAGATCATCATCATGTGGGTAGCGGTGACGGCGTATGCAGTCTCGGCGGTCTCGGCCATCGTCGGCTTCGTATTCCGCAAGCCGGCCTTCGAGCGAGCCGCGACCTTCATCGCGCTCGCGGGTCTTCTCGTGCACGCCGCAGGGATCGGCTACCGGTGGGTGCGTGTCGGGCACGGGCCGTTCCTCGGCTTCTACGAAGTCGTCTCGTCGTACGCATTCGTCGGCGTGGCGGCGTTCCTGCTTCTCGTCGCGCGCAAGCGCGCGCTTCAGCCGCTGGCTGCGGCCGTGATGCCGATCGCGTTCCTCGCGCTCGGAGGGGCGATGCTCGCGCCGAAGAGCGACCTTGCGATCACCGGGACCCTCGCGAGCTGGTGGCTCGCGATCCACGTCGCGTTCGCGAAGCTGTCGTACGGATCGTTCATCACCGCGTCTTGCCTTGCTGTTCTCTTCTTGGTGCGGGACAAGCGTCGGACCGAAGGCGACCCGCTTCTCGGCAAGCTCGCGCCCGAAGCGCTCGACGACCTCGCATACAAGTTCGTGGCCGCCGGGTTCCTTTTCCTCGGGATCATGATCGTGGCCGGAGCCATCTGGGCGAACGAGGCGTGGGGCCGGTACTGGGGATGGGACCCGATCGAGACGTGGTCGCTCATCTCGTGGCTCGTGTATGCCCTGGTCCTGCACGCGCGTCTCACGCTCGGATGGCGAGGGCGACGGTTCGCATGGGCGGCGATCGGGGCGCTCCCGGTCATGCTGTTCGCGCTCGTCGGCGTGGCGCTCGTCTACAAGTCCATACACGGCGCCTACCTCATCGGCTACTGA
- a CDS encoding cytochrome c biogenesis protein ResB, with protein sequence MRIVSRVYDLVRSRRLAAVLLAALAAWSGLATLVPQKGSTGGRTLQGAGDWLVRALGLDHAFSSPVFIGLAAALFVSTVACSLERTAAAVRLWRRADRPEAHARRLGARCDFVVEAADPAEAVQTASAALREAGLRVRTASSEVVLATSSRLGVWGSPAFHWLLAVLIVVIAAGQLTRAEGLMGVPVGGARLDTRASYGIVSEGPLHRGFTMLTVAVPSLELTHVVDGIDRGPTPYVELYDGPERLESGFVYPNHPLRYKSLIVHSNDIGLAVKLISPDGTETDALLDFDEARCVATSTLEAAGPGGVTALHLSIPLETVGGRCVRALPREPRIEWTATGPAGRRSGSVRPGERFEPVPGFAIAVARVGYYARLSVADDWSVYPMYAVFVLAVLALAVALFAPYREAAALVQKGPEGATVRIGARHARRDPSFQQRVRASVERAFSASCESCERRSRDDD encoded by the coding sequence ATGCGTATCGTGTCTCGCGTCTATGACCTCGTGCGCTCCCGTCGCCTTGCGGCGGTGCTGCTGGCTGCGCTCGCTGCGTGGTCGGGCCTGGCGACCCTCGTCCCTCAGAAGGGCTCGACAGGAGGGCGCACTCTGCAGGGCGCCGGAGACTGGCTCGTCCGGGCGCTCGGCCTCGACCACGCGTTCAGCTCGCCGGTGTTCATCGGTCTTGCGGCCGCGCTCTTCGTGTCCACGGTCGCATGTTCGCTGGAGCGAACCGCGGCCGCCGTGCGGTTGTGGCGGCGGGCCGACCGGCCGGAAGCGCACGCACGGCGGCTCGGCGCGCGCTGCGACTTCGTGGTCGAGGCCGCCGATCCCGCCGAGGCCGTGCAGACGGCAAGCGCGGCCTTGCGCGAGGCCGGGCTTCGCGTGCGTACTGCTTCGAGCGAGGTGGTGCTCGCGACATCGTCGCGCCTCGGCGTGTGGGGAAGCCCGGCATTCCACTGGCTGCTCGCGGTGCTCATCGTCGTGATCGCTGCCGGTCAGCTCACGAGGGCCGAGGGGCTCATGGGCGTGCCCGTGGGCGGCGCGCGTCTCGACACGCGCGCGTCGTACGGCATCGTGAGCGAAGGCCCCCTGCACCGCGGCTTCACGATGCTGACGGTCGCGGTGCCCTCGCTCGAGCTCACGCACGTGGTGGACGGCATCGATCGGGGGCCGACGCCGTACGTGGAGCTGTACGACGGCCCCGAGCGGCTCGAGAGCGGCTTCGTCTACCCGAACCATCCGCTCCGATACAAGTCGCTCATCGTCCACTCGAACGACATCGGGCTTGCCGTGAAGCTTATCTCCCCTGATGGCACTGAGACAGACGCGCTTCTCGACTTCGACGAGGCACGGTGCGTCGCCACATCCACTCTCGAAGCGGCCGGTCCGGGAGGCGTCACTGCTCTCCACCTCTCCATACCGCTGGAGACGGTGGGTGGCAGGTGCGTGCGTGCGCTTCCGCGCGAGCCGCGCATCGAGTGGACCGCGACCGGTCCAGCCGGCCGCCGGAGCGGTTCGGTGCGGCCTGGCGAGCGGTTCGAGCCGGTTCCTGGATTCGCCATCGCGGTCGCACGCGTGGGATACTACGCACGGCTCTCGGTGGCGGACGACTGGAGCGTCTATCCGATGTACGCGGTGTTCGTTCTGGCTGTGTTGGCGCTGGCGGTGGCGCTGTTCGCGCCGTACCGGGAAGCGGCTGCGCTGGTTCAGAAAGGGCCTGAAGGCGCGACCGTGCGCATCGGGGCGCGTCACGCCCGGCGGGACCCCAGCTTCCAGCAGCGGGTCCGAGCGTCGGTCGAGCGCGCCTTCAGCGCTTCGTGCGAGTCGTGCGAGAGGAGGTCTCGTGATGACGACTGA